GGTTAAACCGGACGTGGTCGCGGTTAAGTAGGGCGTATCTATTTGTCCCAGATTGCCGATACAGACGATTTTTGTGCCGGGGCCTGCTCGCGTTATAAGGGTTTTCATCTGCTTGGAGGTCAGGTTCTGCGCTTCGTCTATAATCAGGAATCGATTCAGGAAGGTTCGGCCGCGCATGAAGTTGAGCGATCTGATCTTGACCCGGTTCATGATCATATTCGTGGACGCGCCTTGTTCCCATTCGGTTTGCCCGGAGCGTCCGCCGAGCAGTTCAAGGTTATCGATCAATGCGCCCATCCACGGCGCCATTTTTTCCTCTTCGGTGCCGGGCAGGAAGCCGATATCCTCACCGACCGGTATGGTTTCGCGCGTCATGATGATCTCATGATAGGCTTTGTGCTCTATGGTCATGTTCAGACCCGCGGCCAGCGTCAGCAAAGTTTTGCCGGTGCCTGCCGTGCCCAATAAGGTGACAAAGTCGATGTCCGGATCCAGCAATACATTGAGAGCGAAGTTCTGTTCGCGATTTCTTGCCGTAATGCCCCAGACATTATTGTGTTTGGAGCGGTAGTCCCTCGCCAGTTCCAATACGGCCACTTGGCCTTCCACGGATCTGACGATGGCTTCAAAATTGGATTCATCTTCTATGTACAGATACTGATTGGGATACCATTCGGCGACCAGCGGATCTTCCAGTTTGTAAAAAGTGCGGTTTTTTTCCTGCCAGGATTCCATTTTGCTGCCGTGCCGATTCCAGAAATTGCTGTCCAGCGCTTTGACGCCGCTGTATAACAGGTCGATATCTTCCAGCGTCTGGTCGTTATGGTAATCCTCGGCGGGCAATTCCAGAGCGGCGGCCTTGATGCGCATGTTGATGTCTTTGGAAACCAGAATAACATTGGTATCAGGCAATTCTCTTTTGAGCGCCAGGACAATGCGCAGAATAGCGTTGTCGGCAATATTGCCGGGCATGCTTTCCGGCAATAATGCCGTCATGGCGCTGGTTTGGAAATACAGGCGTCCCTGGCTTTCAGCGCCCTCGGCCGGACCATGTTCTATGCGCGATAAAGGCAGGCCGTCGCTGATGCTCTGCGGGCTGGCATCGCGGATCAGTTCATCCAGAAACCGGCTGACTTGTCTGACGTTGCGAGCGACTTC
This is a stretch of genomic DNA from Methylobacter sp. YRD-M1. It encodes these proteins:
- a CDS encoding PhoH family protein → MNIQTSPDKKLFVLDTNVLMHDPTAIFRFQEHDIFIPMIVLEELDHSKKGLTEVARNVRQVSRFLDELIRDASPQSISDGLPLSRIEHGPAEGAESQGRLYFQTSAMTALLPESMPGNIADNAILRIVLALKRELPDTNVILVSKDINMRIKAAALELPAEDYHNDQTLEDIDLLYSGVKALDSNFWNRHGSKMESWQEKNRTFYKLEDPLVAEWYPNQYLYIEDESNFEAIVRSVEGQVAVLELARDYRSKHNNVWGITARNREQNFALNVLLDPDIDFVTLLGTAGTGKTLLTLAAGLNMTIEHKAYHEIIMTRETIPVGEDIGFLPGTEEEKMAPWMGALIDNLELLGGRSGQTEWEQGASTNMIMNRVKIRSLNFMRGRTFLNRFLIIDEAQNLTSKQMKTLITRAGPGTKIVCIGNLGQIDTPYLTATTSGLTYVVDRFKTWPHGAHITLRRGERSRLADYASDIL